The genomic DNA TACTGGTGACAGAATGGTTTCATTACCATTGTctggcaaaataaaaacagggtcACTGATGAGAAGACAAACTTGCCTTGACTATGCCTCCCAGCCAGGTCAACATGGGGTTACTCTCACCACCTTTGGTCACCAGGGAGACCAGGCGTGAATGCAGATCGCCATTTGTCACAGATGCAAGCTCAGCATTTGGCGCAAGAGCTCTGCATAATTCCTGGagaacaaatacaaagaaaagatCTTCGTAAGATTTCATGTGTAAAGCAATGAACAGTCAGAATTTAAGGATTAGGGTTAAAGCTTTAGTATTTCTGATATGGGCTGAACCAATGAAAGTTCACAAGGCTGAAAACAGCTCCCCTGAAAAGTACAGTTTCTAACCTGTGCATTCTGAAAGGCAAGTGGTGTGGGGTTGAATTCGTAGCAGTTTCCATTGATGACCTCCCCTTTACATGCCACAGTCTTTGTTTGGAGCCTGGAGGTGGAGCGTTCAGTTCCCTGTCTGAAACCGTCTGGGATGGTCTTAACGGGTTCTGTTCCCTGTCTGAAACCATCTGGGATGGTCTTAACGGGTTCAGCTCCCTTTCTAAAACCTTCTGGGATTGATCTCATGGGTTCTGTTCCCTGTCTGAAACCTTCTGGGATTGATCTCACGGGTTCTGTTCCCTGTCTGAAACCGTCTGGGATTGATCTCACGGGTTCTGTTCCCTGTCTGAAACCGTCTGGGATGGTCTTAACGGGTTCTGTTCCCTGTCTGAAACCATCTGGGATGGTCTTAACGGGTTCAGCTCCCTTTCTAAGACCTACTGGGATTGATCTCATGGGTTCTGTTCCCTGTCTGAAACCTTCTGGGATTGATCTCACGGGTTCTGTTCCCTGTCTGAAACCGTCTGGGATTGATCTCACGGGTTCTGTTCCCTGTCTGAAACCGTCTGGGATTGATTTCACGGGTTCTGTTCCCTGTCTGAAACCGTCTGGGATGGTCTTAACGGGTTCTGTTCCCTGTCTGAAACCATCTGGGATGGTCTTAACGGGTTCAGCTCCCTTTCTAAGACCTACTGGGATTGATCTCATGGGTTCTGTTCCCTGTCTGAAACCTTCTGGGATTGATCTCACGGGTTCTGTTCCCTGTCTGAAACCGTCTGGGATTGATCTCACGGGTTCTGTTCCCTGTCTGAAACCGTCTGGGATTGATCTCACGGGTTCTGTTCCCTGTCTGAAACCGTCTGGGATGGTCTTAACGGGTTCTGTTCCCTGTCTGAAACCATCTGGGATGGTCTTAACGGGTTCAGCTCCCTTTCTGAAACCTTCTGGGATTGATCTCATGGGTTCTGTTCCCTGTCTGAAACCTTCTGGGATTGATCTCACGGGTTCTGTTCCCTGTCTGAAACCATCTGGGATTGATCTCATGGGTTCTGTTCCCTGTCTGAAACCTTCTGGGATTGATCTCACGGGTTCTGTTCCCTGTCTGAAACCTTCTGGGATTGATCTCATGGGTTCTGTTCCCTGTCTGAAACCGTCTGGGATTGATCTCACGGGTTCTGTCCCCTGTCTGAATCCAGCTGGGATGGTCTTAAGGGGTTCTGTTCCCTGTCTAAAACCATCAGGAAGACGATTATCAGAGGGTTCCTCCACACGGACCCAACCATTACCGTTCTTCTGGGCTGGAACATCCAGAGGTACTGAAAGACATAATGCTGAGTCATCACTATGCTAGCTGCTATGTGATGCTACGTATTGCAAACTGTTGCTGCGGCCTCAGGTCTAACATCAGCATATGAACATGCTTACATGCAGATTTTAAGTTCACTATTTAACTTTTTCATGCAAGCACTTtgacatgctaacatgctaattaTCACTATGACACTGATGATAGCATCATTTTTCAGCAGAATCTAAAGTATTAGAGAAATGTAATGTCTAATGTGATGCTAGTACTCAGGTAGCATGTTGGTATCTCCTCATTGGTGAAGTCTGAAAGAACtgatgaatacattttgattaCAATTTTACAATTACGACAGTTTTAGTTCTGTGTGCTCACCCTCCTCCATTGGCCGGTGGCTTCGCTTCATCTCTCCAAATCCTTTTCCCTGAGAAGGAAGCATGATATCTAGAAAAGGAAATATGCACAtgatgagaaacaaaaaacGCTTTGCAAGGCTCctgatatttattatttatggaATTGTTTGGCTAATACCCAATAAACTGCTCAAATTACACAAATTACCCAAAAAGGAAGCAAAATGGGTTCAAGCCATAAAGCTTTGTTGATATTCTTACCCACTCTCCTGTCCATCTCACTGATGTAATCCTGCACTAGGCCGGTGTTGAGGTTAACGATGAACCTCCTGGAGGGCTCGGTACCTTGTCGGAAGTCGTGAGGAATCGGCTTACGGGTGTCAGAGTGTTCAGTGCCCTGTCGAAAGCCATTAGGCAGCTGGTAGGTGGAAGCTGACTTCTGCAAACTTTTAGGGCCTGCGAGTGGGGCAGCCTGGAGGCCTGTTTAGGATTCAATAAATTGTTcttacataaatataaaaatgttgcctttttttATCAATTATTAACTGTGCCAGAATCATTTGTAGGCCAAAGCTGTTCGGTAATAAATCAAAGTCTAATTTCTGCAGagattaaatgtttaaatgtcctCATTACGTAGACGTTTGCCGCGGTTATCTTTTCTGTTGCCAAGAAACAAAGCCACAATTATGCAAGACAAGGCCAAGATTATCTAACTCAAATTTATAGTCCTTCATTAAGTTGAACATGTCGATCAATGTCCTAATTTTGAAGCTacaaagttgaaattatgacgtcaacttttttttaaattgggatTCTGAGATTTCTTTGTGATCGCCAGTAATCAAACAATCAAGTTGTGATCCCTCATAACAAGCTGTCGCCGTGTTCTATATTAGCTcagtttttacattaaaaaaagtagGATAATAAAGCTCCATGCCCCCTTTGTGATTAAATGTGTTCAGTATAAAAATCTAACACTGTCAAGTTTGCATGATTAACCGTTAAACATTCTGTTTTTAGGATAACACAAATGCTCACAATCACATCATCTGCATATCAAAGCATCCAATAATTCATGGTACAAGCGTTAAGGTGTTTTCTAATTCAGAATGATTgcattaaatgtttgaaatgaaaacagagaggaCTTACCTGACACAGTCAGGAGTAGCAGCGCTAACTTGAGCATCCTGTCAACACAAGAACAAACAAGAGAAAGCGTTAACAGAAGTCTTAGTCGCACTTAagttgatattttcttttttttctccactcccAGTTCTGCACAATCAACTGGTAATCTGGAAACAGAGAAGGTGTGTCCGTTTGTGTTGCTCACCTGAGACAGCAGCAATGAACACTGAGCCACTGTGCACAAACAGTTTCCCATTAATATACCCACCGCCTCGGTCATAAAGCCATAATGAGGCTATTGATTAATCGTATCAAAGGATCTGATGCCCTTTGGCCTCAGGTCTCAGCCCATGCTCAGCACAGATACCACAGCAGATAAAAAGGTACAAACTGTGATGACCTTTGACGTGAAGTAGTCATCACACAAAAGGGTCAGTGTTACATGACATGCTacactgaacacaacatgttttcTCGGTCTTGTTCATATATTTGAGGTGAATGGCACTCGGTTTAATCAAGGGGTGGctcaatcaatatttttgaaCATTGCCAGAGAGTGGAGATGACAACACATGTGAACATGGCGTTCACAGAAGTTTGGTTTAAGGGTATCTTTCTGGATTCATTCTCAGAACATCATGCAACTTAAAGACAAAGATGTATGAAGGAATGCACGGGGCCCCTGGTTCCCATTTTCAAAGCAAAATTAACAGATTTGGAAAAATTGCAATTTTCAGGTTTCAAAAGGTGTTTTATCAAAGTTACAGTCCAAAGATAACATTATCTTTTATCAGTTCTTCATGAAAGACTTCCTAAATGTAATTCTGTGTCTAGCTCCATCTGCTGTGTTTGCAGTAACATAGGCTGAATGAATAACCATGAGCaatatatttcatttctttattgtttattaaagTTGTTGCTCTCGTGACAAAATCATTTAAGGGTTGTTTGCTTAAAGTTCCCTTTTCTGTTTTGCAGGAGAAATTTCGTCCCAATCGTGAAAGTGTGTGATTGAGCAACACTTGTGTGTTTCGGTTTTAATACTCGGTGACACGGCGGGGTTATGTTAGTCTGCTGATGTGAACCCTcccatagagagagagagagactcttaTTCAATCTGCCGGCTGACGCTGTGGGACAAAacgaacacacactctcactgactctctgattggctaacgTCCTCATGCACGTGTACTGGGCACACCTCTTTTTCAATTGGCGACATCACGGAAGCGTACAATAACAAGTAAACAACAGctggactttcaaaataaaagtgatgtCCCAATGTTGGAAATTAAGTTAATTTGAAACTCTGTTTGGATGCAAGTGGTTATGA from Labrus mixtus chromosome 24, fLabMix1.1, whole genome shotgun sequence includes the following:
- the wu:fa56d06 gene encoding uncharacterized protein wu:fa56d06 isoform X1 — protein: MLKLALLLLTVSGLQAAPLAGPKSLQKSASTYQLPNGFRQGTEHSDTRKPIPHDFRQGTEPSRRFIVNLNTGLVQDYISEMDRRVDIMLPSQGKGFGEMKRSHRPMEEVPLDVPAQKNGNGWVRVEEPSDNRLPDGFRQGTEPLKTIPAGFRQGTEPVRSIPDGFRQGTEPMRSIPEGFRQGTEPVRSIPEGFRQGTEPMRSIPDGFRQGTEPVRSIPEGFRQGTEPMRSIPEGFRKGAEPVKTIPDGFRQGTEPVKTIPDGFRQGTEPVRSIPDGFRQGTEPVRSIPDGFRQGTEPVRSIPEGFRQGTEPMRSIPVGLRKGAEPVKTIPDGFRQGTEPVKTIPDGFRQGTEPVKSIPDGFRQGTEPVRSIPDGFRQGTEPVRSIPEGFRQGTEPMRSIPVGLRKGAEPVKTIPDGFRQGTEPVKTIPDGFRQGTEPVRSIPDGFRQGTEPVRSIPEGFRQGTEPMRSIPEGFRKGAEPVKTIPDGFRQGTEPVKTIPDGFRQGTERSTSRLQTKTVACKGEVINGNCYEFNPTPLAFQNAQELCRALAPNAELASVTNGDLHSRLVSLVTKGGESNPMLTWLGGIVKASLSSHQ
- the wu:fa56d06 gene encoding uncharacterized protein wu:fa56d06 isoform X2, whose protein sequence is MLKLALLLLTVSGLQAAPLAGPKSLQKSASTYQLPNGFRQGTEHSDTRKPIPHDFRQGTEPSRRFIVNLNTGLVQDYISEMDRRVDIMLPSQGKGFGEMKRSHRPMEEALDVPAQKNGNGWVRVEEPSDNRLPDGFRQGTEPLKTIPAGFRQGTEPVRSIPDGFRQGTEPMRSIPEGFRQGTEPVRSIPEGFRQGTEPMRSIPDGFRQGTEPVRSIPEGFRQGTEPMRSIPEGFRKGAEPVKTIPDGFRQGTEPVKTIPDGFRQGTEPVRSIPDGFRQGTEPVRSIPDGFRQGTEPVRSIPEGFRQGTEPMRSIPVGLRKGAEPVKTIPDGFRQGTEPVKTIPDGFRQGTEPVKSIPDGFRQGTEPVRSIPDGFRQGTEPVRSIPEGFRQGTEPMRSIPVGLRKGAEPVKTIPDGFRQGTEPVKTIPDGFRQGTEPVRSIPDGFRQGTEPVRSIPEGFRQGTEPMRSIPEGFRKGAEPVKTIPDGFRQGTEPVKTIPDGFRQGTERSTSRLQTKTVACKGEVINGNCYEFNPTPLAFQNAQELCRALAPNAELASVTNGDLHSRLVSLVTKGGESNPMLTWLGGIVKASLSSHQ
- the wu:fa56d06 gene encoding uncharacterized protein wu:fa56d06 isoform X3; this encodes MLKLALLLLTVSGLQAAPLAGPKSLQKSASTYQLPNGFRQGTEHSDTRKPIPHDFRQGTEPSRRFIVNLNTGLVQDYISEMDRRVDIMLPSQGKGFGEMKRSHRPMEEVPLDVPAQKNGNGWVRVEEPSDNRLPDGFRQGTEPLKTIPAGFRQGTEPVRSIPDGFRQGTEPMRSIPEGFRQGTEPVRSIPEGFRQGTEPMRSIPDGFRQGTEPVRSIPEGFRQGTEPMRSIPEGFRKGAEPVKTIPDGFRQGTEPVKTIPDGFRQGTEPVRSIPDGFRQGTEPVRSIPDGFRQGTEPVRSIPEGFRQGTEPMRSIPVGLRKGAEPVKTIPDGFRQGTEPVKTIPDGFRQGTEPVKSIPDGFRQGTEPVRSIPDGFRQGTEPVRSIPEGFRQGTEPMRSIPVGLRKGAEPVKTIPDGFRQGTEPVKTIPDGFRQGTEPMRSIPEGFRKGAEPVKTIPDGFRQGTEPVKTIPDGFRQGTERSTSRLQTKTVACKGEVINGNCYEFNPTPLAFQNAQELCRALAPNAELASVTNGDLHSRLVSLVTKGGESNPMLTWLGGIVKASLSSHQ